In Bacillota bacterium, the following proteins share a genomic window:
- a CDS encoding glycerophosphodiester phosphodiesterase, whose amino-acid sequence MKKPIIIAHRGASAYAPENTMAAFRKALEMRAGGIEIDVHLTKDGYPVVVHDQQLGRTCNGTGLIKDKTLQELKKLDFGSWFSEEFENEPIPTLEEVMDLISTEDILFNIELKSGAVLYPGIERLVVEMVKKYKMEERVIISSFNHYSLLEVKRIAPEIKIGLLYSAGLVEPWEYAKRLGAEAIHPLYISIPPEAVKACNENGVLVNPYTIDKPEHIKLAALAGVDGIITNVPDIAIKILEEMGY is encoded by the coding sequence ATGAAAAAACCAATAATAATTGCTCACAGGGGAGCATCCGCTTATGCGCCTGAAAACACCATGGCCGCTTTTAGAAAAGCGTTGGAAATGAGGGCAGGGGGGATAGAGATTGATGTCCATTTAACCAAGGATGGTTATCCTGTTGTAGTCCATGACCAACAACTAGGACGTACCTGTAATGGAACAGGGCTAATAAAGGACAAAACTCTTCAGGAACTAAAAAAACTGGATTTTGGTAGCTGGTTTTCAGAGGAATTCGAGAATGAACCTATTCCTACTCTTGAAGAAGTTATGGACTTGATTTCAACTGAAGATATTTTGTTTAATATTGAGCTAAAAAGCGGTGCCGTTTTATACCCCGGTATTGAAAGGCTTGTAGTAGAAATGGTAAAAAAATATAAAATGGAAGAAAGGGTTATAATTTCGTCGTTTAACCATTACAGCTTATTGGAGGTAAAAAGGATTGCGCCGGAAATAAAAATCGGGCTTTTGTATTCAGCGGGTTTGGTAGAACCATGGGAGTATGCAAAGAGACTTGGGGCTGAAGCAATTCATCCTCTGTATATAAGTATACCCCCTGAAGCTGTAAAAGCCTGTAATGAAAATGGAGTATTGGTTAATCCTTATACCATTGATAAACCTGAGCATATAAAGTTGGCTGCATTGGCAGGGGTAGACGGTATTATTACAAATGTACCTGATATAGCAATTAAAATACTGGAAGAAATGGGGTATTAA
- a CDS encoding helix-turn-helix transcriptional regulator — translation MNGNYLEGNMYEGVHIVRIEDNKNNLPFFIIKMGRCNQTKHMHEFIQIVYMCKGRLKHVINNNAFEVYKGDIFIIPPHVPHYFIDAYREKFELIEFEFVPEFINERFSNILNGSHDSGFMDFAYLEPFLVAEHEVKPRLNLTGSSQIEVEKILNEVLLEYERMDTDFELVIKALLLKLLVIVGREYKKVTTGTEFDNVLARHRDALYNAIEFVNNNYTKDITINDVSKVAMLSQSYFRYLFKQMTQKTFTEYINGLRIAKAVELLKTRPEMKVIEICFEVGFNNVNHFNRIFRSEIGTTPMQVKKGRI, via the coding sequence TTGAATGGCAATTATCTTGAAGGTAATATGTATGAAGGCGTACATATTGTAAGAATAGAGGATAATAAAAACAACTTGCCCTTTTTTATTATAAAAATGGGCAGGTGCAATCAAACTAAACACATGCATGAATTTATACAGATTGTTTACATGTGTAAAGGAAGGCTCAAGCATGTAATTAATAATAATGCTTTTGAGGTGTATAAAGGTGATATTTTTATTATTCCTCCACATGTGCCGCACTATTTTATTGATGCCTATAGGGAAAAGTTTGAGCTTATTGAATTCGAGTTTGTACCTGAGTTTATCAATGAACGTTTCTCAAACATTTTAAATGGTTCCCATGATAGTGGTTTTATGGACTTTGCATATCTTGAACCTTTTCTTGTGGCTGAACATGAAGTAAAACCGAGGCTTAACCTAACAGGAAGTAGCCAGATTGAAGTAGAAAAAATTCTAAATGAAGTATTACTTGAATATGAACGTATGGATACTGATTTTGAACTTGTCATAAAAGCATTGCTTTTAAAGCTTTTGGTTATTGTAGGAAGGGAATACAAAAAAGTAACAACGGGAACAGAGTTTGACAATGTCCTGGCAAGGCACAGGGATGCACTATATAATGCAATTGAGTTTGTAAACAATAATTATACAAAAGATATAACAATAAATGATGTTTCAAAGGTGGCAATGCTTTCTCAATCTTATTTTAGGTACCTCTTTAAACAGATGACGCAAAAAACCTTTACGGAATATATTAACGGATTAAGAATAGCAAAGGCTGTAGAGCTGCTTAAAACAAGACCTGAAATGAAAGTTATAGAAATTTGTTTTGAAGTAGGGTTTAATAATGTTAATCATTTTAACCGCATATTTCGCAGCGAGATTGGAACTACACCAATGCAAGTAAAAAAGGGAAGAATTTGA
- a CDS encoding sugar kinase encodes MKQRVVTFGEIMLRLKPIGLERFFQSPLLEATFGGGEANVAVSLANFGMDVAYVTVLPQNEIGDACVAELRKFGIDTSLIKRGPGRMGIYFLENGANQRPSKVVYDRSYSAIALAKPGDIDWKVVFEGATWYHITGITPAISESAAQLSLESVKIAKDMGLTVSCDFNYRGKLWKYGKTSIEVMSELVKYVDIGIANEEDCQKSLGITVDVNVESGQLNVDKYKELSGKVMKAFPNLKVMAITLRESKSADYNGWSACLNDGENFYHSRKYDITDIVDRVGAGDAFSGGLIYGLNKYDSKEDALNFAVAASCLKHSISGDFNRVTVKEVESLMGGDASGRVQR; translated from the coding sequence ATGAAACAAAGAGTAGTTACTTTTGGAGAAATTATGCTCCGATTAAAGCCGATCGGATTGGAGAGGTTTTTCCAATCACCTTTATTAGAAGCTACTTTTGGTGGTGGAGAGGCTAATGTAGCCGTATCATTGGCAAATTTCGGAATGGATGTTGCATATGTAACTGTACTGCCGCAAAATGAAATAGGAGATGCATGTGTAGCAGAACTTCGCAAGTTTGGTATTGATACTTCCCTGATAAAAAGAGGACCTGGAAGAATGGGAATCTATTTTCTTGAGAATGGAGCTAATCAGCGTCCGTCGAAGGTTGTGTATGATCGTTCATATTCAGCCATAGCATTAGCAAAGCCTGGCGATATTGATTGGAAAGTGGTTTTCGAAGGTGCTACCTGGTACCACATAACAGGCATAACGCCAGCAATTAGTGAGTCGGCAGCTCAATTATCGTTAGAATCTGTAAAGATTGCTAAAGATATGGGACTTACCGTATCTTGTGACTTTAACTATCGTGGAAAACTATGGAAGTACGGCAAAACTTCAATTGAGGTTATGTCGGAACTGGTGAAGTATGTTGATATCGGTATAGCCAATGAAGAAGACTGCCAGAAATCTCTTGGCATAACTGTAGATGTTAATGTTGAAAGCGGACAATTAAATGTTGACAAGTATAAGGAGCTTTCAGGTAAGGTTATGAAAGCATTCCCGAACCTGAAGGTTATGGCAATTACGTTGCGCGAAAGCAAAAGCGCAGATTATAATGGATGGTCTGCATGCCTGAACGACGGCGAAAACTTTTATCATAGCCGAAAATACGATATTACTGATATAGTGGATCGTGTGGGTGCAGGAGATGCTTTTTCAGGAGGTTTAATATACGGACTTAATAAGTATGATAGCAAAGAAGATGCCCTCAATTTTGCTGTGGCAGCAAGCTGTTTAAAACATTCTATAAGTGGTGACTTCAATAGGGTAACAGTAAAGGAAGTTGAAAGCCTGATGGGCGGGGATGCATCCGGCCGTGTACAGAGATAG
- a CDS encoding bifunctional 4-hydroxy-2-oxoglutarate aldolase/2-dehydro-3-deoxy-phosphogluconate aldolase: MNEVLKSIGDLGIVPVVKIDDAKDAVPLGRALLEGGLPVAEITFRTAAAEEAIKNISRELPDILVGAGTVLSVDQVKRAVDAGAKFIVSPGFNPSVVKYCVDNDIPITPGCSSPTDIEMALGFGLEVVKFFPAESLGGIDTLKAISAPYGMMKFIPTGGINASNINQYLAFNKVLACGGSWMVKDELIKNGNFEEITRLTREAVNIMLGFDLAHVGINMPDAESSLEVARKFATIFNLPLKEGNSSNFAGTGIEVNKSMGLGKNGHIAIKTNSISRAIAYLERNGIAVDMSTAKGSAGGPIVAVYLKEEIGGFAIHLLQNK, from the coding sequence ATGAATGAAGTTTTAAAAAGCATTGGTGACCTTGGAATAGTACCGGTTGTCAAAATTGATGATGCAAAAGATGCTGTTCCCCTTGGAAGGGCATTGCTTGAAGGTGGTTTACCTGTTGCAGAAATTACTTTTCGTACTGCTGCAGCAGAAGAAGCAATAAAAAATATAAGTAGGGAATTGCCTGATATCCTTGTAGGTGCAGGAACGGTATTGAGTGTAGATCAGGTAAAGCGTGCAGTTGATGCAGGAGCAAAATTTATTGTTAGTCCAGGATTTAACCCTTCTGTAGTAAAGTACTGTGTAGATAATGATATTCCCATTACACCAGGATGCAGCAGTCCCACAGATATTGAAATGGCGCTTGGTTTTGGTTTAGAAGTGGTCAAATTTTTCCCGGCCGAGTCTTTAGGAGGAATTGATACCCTTAAAGCGATAAGTGCGCCATATGGTATGATGAAATTTATTCCCACAGGCGGTATTAATGCAAGTAATATTAACCAATATCTTGCATTTAATAAAGTTTTAGCTTGTGGTGGAAGCTGGATGGTTAAAGATGAATTAATTAAGAACGGTAATTTTGAAGAAATTACCAGGCTTACCCGTGAAGCAGTAAATATTATGCTTGGGTTTGACCTTGCCCATGTTGGTATAAATATGCCTGATGCAGAAAGCTCATTGGAAGTTGCCCGAAAATTTGCAACAATATTTAACCTGCCATTAAAAGAAGGTAATAGTTCTAACTTTGCAGGCACCGGTATTGAAGTAAACAAGAGTATGGGGTTAGGTAAAAACGGACATATAGCAATTAAGACCAATAGTATATCCAGAGCCATAGCTTACCTGGAGCGTAATGGTATTGCAGTTGATATGAGTACTGCAAAAGGTTCTGCAGGTGGTCCTATTGTTGCAGTTTACCTTAAGGAAGAAATTGGCGGCTTTGCAATTCATTTATTGCAAAATAAATAA
- a CDS encoding C-terminal binding protein has product MARFKVVMTDDRHKTYEEEKQILSSIDAEVIISNCSTVEEVINACRDADGIMVNLAPITAEVVDKLEKCKVIARYGVGYDNVDVSACTAKGIYVTNVTDYCAEEVSDHALALLMACVRKVARRDAQVRAGKWNIGSADPIYRMAGKIFTFLGYGMIARTLHRKIKGFNFSRILVYDPYVDAEVIKAAGAEKVDWETAIKEADYISIHMPLNDKTRGIINSETFAMMKPTAIIVNTSRGAVIEEQALINALVSGQINSAGLDVHNKEPLDADNPLMKLENCVLTDHVGWYSEDSMSELKRKVAENVRDVLLGKKPKYPVNKV; this is encoded by the coding sequence ATGGCTAGATTCAAGGTGGTTATGACCGATGACCGACATAAAACCTATGAGGAAGAAAAACAGATACTTTCAAGTATTGATGCAGAAGTTATAATATCAAATTGTTCTACAGTAGAAGAAGTTATAAATGCATGTCGTGATGCCGATGGGATAATGGTAAATTTGGCACCTATAACTGCAGAAGTAGTTGATAAATTAGAAAAGTGTAAAGTAATTGCCAGATATGGAGTGGGTTATGACAACGTTGATGTTTCAGCATGTACTGCAAAAGGAATTTATGTAACTAATGTTACCGACTATTGTGCAGAGGAAGTATCAGACCATGCCCTTGCATTACTTATGGCATGTGTACGGAAAGTGGCACGGCGCGATGCCCAGGTCAGGGCTGGAAAATGGAATATAGGTAGTGCAGATCCTATATATCGGATGGCAGGTAAAATATTTACATTTCTTGGATACGGAATGATAGCCCGTACGTTACACAGAAAAATCAAGGGTTTCAATTTCTCTAGGATACTTGTGTATGACCCATATGTAGATGCTGAAGTTATTAAAGCGGCCGGTGCTGAAAAAGTAGACTGGGAGACTGCAATAAAAGAGGCAGATTATATATCGATTCATATGCCGTTAAATGATAAAACCAGGGGTATTATAAATTCAGAGACTTTTGCCATGATGAAACCTACTGCGATTATAGTTAACACTTCCCGGGGAGCGGTAATTGAAGAGCAAGCGCTTATAAATGCTTTGGTTTCCGGACAAATCAACAGCGCAGGGCTGGATGTGCATAATAAGGAACCACTTGATGCCGACAACCCTCTAATGAAACTTGAGAATTGTGTACTTACAGACCATGTTGGCTGGTACAGTGAAGACTCAATGTCGGAATTAAAACGTAAAGTTGCCGAGAACGTAAGGGATGTTTTATTGGGTAAAAAACCAAAGTACCCTGTTAATAAAGTATAA
- a CDS encoding FAD-dependent oxidoreductase codes for MNKDLYLPVEVGGITFKNPFYVASGPTTKSVKQLKRIEETGWAAASIKLTIDPAPYINRVPRYAIFNDRNALAFTAEKRLTFVEGLELMEDAKKVLKELILMANITYAGDKGIEGWVNMAKKFEEVGADIIELNMCCPNMSYNVEISSGNEKCCSVRTGASLGQQADAVAEIVSEVKKAIKIPLFVKLTPEGGKIAQVAKALYAAGADAVGGTANRLGIPPIDLDNPGKAVYHLQDEISMSCHAGAWVKPLALRDTYEIRKVNGPGPKIMAAGGVRNYRDAVEMIMCGADLIGICAETLISGFGFIEDLILDLKNYMEEHGYKSTREMRDMVVPLVKSAPELTLYEGYAKITEPNLAAPCKAACPHRVPAQAYVQKVAKGDFKRAYELIMSKNPLQSVCAWVCNHPCEEECTRGDIGTPIPIREIKKFVIDYAKKAGWKPDICKKAERDEKVAVIGSGPSGLSCAFNLALAGYKVTVFEKENYIGGMLRYGLPRFRMSHEILDEEIDTLKGMGIEFVTGKGLGKDFTLETLKDNGYSAIYLGIGAQEGQSLNIPGEDAEGVYPAISFLKSVYDGKDPNVGKRVVIIGGGFTAVDSARTARRLGAEEVYIAYRRSKDEMPASQEEITEAEEEGIKVMYLVAPKAIEVKNGKVTGIRMVNQVLGERDESNRRRPEAVNYAEFVLPCDTVIAATGQKPDPKAVKGLTVDRRGMVICEASTGATNIEGVFAGGDVVNVESVIAAIAAGKRGAVSIDKYISKENAVLEYEPEYPVVSKEDVLKRTGYFKDNGHIDLNTMDGKERVKSFSTHTRVLTEEEAVAEAKRCLNCGCGEGCGLCASICSEFAIHLKHDDCWEINNEECVACGMCYNRCPNKNISMINKYILVK; via the coding sequence ATGAACAAAGACTTATACCTGCCTGTAGAGGTAGGGGGGATTACATTTAAAAACCCATTTTATGTGGCTTCCGGGCCTACTACAAAATCTGTAAAACAATTGAAGCGGATTGAGGAAACCGGCTGGGCCGCAGCCAGTATAAAGCTTACCATAGATCCTGCACCTTATATTAACAGGGTTCCAAGGTATGCCATATTTAATGACAGAAATGCCCTGGCTTTTACGGCAGAGAAACGCCTTACCTTTGTCGAAGGTTTGGAATTAATGGAAGATGCGAAAAAAGTATTAAAAGAACTTATATTAATGGCAAATATTACTTATGCCGGAGACAAGGGTATTGAAGGCTGGGTAAATATGGCTAAAAAATTTGAAGAAGTTGGTGCCGATATTATTGAGCTGAATATGTGTTGTCCCAATATGTCCTATAATGTTGAAATATCGTCAGGTAATGAAAAGTGTTGTTCAGTTCGTACAGGTGCGAGCCTCGGTCAACAGGCCGATGCCGTTGCAGAGATTGTAAGTGAGGTAAAAAAGGCAATAAAAATTCCTCTCTTTGTAAAACTTACACCTGAAGGCGGAAAGATTGCCCAGGTGGCAAAAGCTTTGTATGCTGCAGGAGCAGATGCCGTAGGGGGTACTGCAAACCGTCTCGGAATACCTCCTATTGATTTGGATAACCCCGGTAAGGCGGTTTATCATTTACAGGATGAAATAAGCATGTCATGCCATGCAGGAGCGTGGGTCAAACCTCTAGCCCTGAGGGACACTTACGAAATAAGGAAAGTTAATGGCCCTGGGCCCAAAATTATGGCTGCCGGTGGTGTGCGAAACTACCGGGATGCCGTCGAAATGATAATGTGCGGAGCCGACTTGATTGGTATATGTGCAGAAACTCTTATTAGTGGTTTCGGTTTTATTGAAGACTTAATTTTAGACCTAAAGAATTACATGGAAGAACATGGCTATAAATCTACCAGGGAAATGAGAGACATGGTTGTACCTTTGGTAAAAAGTGCACCTGAGCTTACCCTTTACGAAGGCTATGCAAAGATAACCGAACCCAACCTGGCTGCTCCCTGTAAGGCTGCATGCCCCCACCGTGTACCGGCCCAGGCTTATGTGCAGAAAGTGGCAAAGGGAGATTTCAAGAGGGCTTATGAGCTAATAATGTCAAAAAATCCCTTACAGTCGGTTTGTGCATGGGTTTGTAACCATCCTTGCGAAGAAGAGTGTACAAGAGGCGATATAGGGACGCCTATACCAATTAGGGAAATAAAGAAATTTGTTATTGATTATGCTAAAAAAGCAGGGTGGAAGCCGGATATTTGTAAAAAAGCCGAAAGAGATGAAAAAGTTGCCGTAATAGGCTCAGGGCCTTCAGGGCTTTCATGTGCATTTAATCTGGCACTGGCAGGTTATAAAGTAACAGTATTTGAGAAAGAAAACTATATCGGCGGGATGCTTCGCTATGGGCTACCTAGATTTAGAATGAGCCATGAAATACTGGATGAAGAGATTGACACACTAAAGGGTATGGGAATTGAATTTGTTACAGGAAAGGGCCTCGGAAAAGATTTTACTCTGGAGACTCTTAAAGACAATGGATATTCTGCAATATACCTTGGTATTGGAGCTCAAGAAGGTCAAAGCCTTAACATTCCCGGCGAAGATGCAGAGGGTGTATATCCAGCCATATCCTTCTTAAAGTCTGTATACGACGGTAAAGATCCAAATGTGGGCAAAAGGGTTGTTATTATCGGCGGCGGGTTTACTGCTGTTGATTCGGCTCGTACTGCAAGGAGGCTTGGAGCTGAAGAAGTCTATATAGCTTATAGAAGGAGCAAGGATGAGATGCCGGCTTCACAGGAAGAAATTACAGAGGCTGAAGAAGAGGGTATAAAGGTAATGTACCTTGTTGCTCCCAAGGCGATCGAAGTTAAAAATGGAAAAGTAACCGGCATAAGGATGGTTAACCAGGTATTGGGTGAAAGGGATGAATCCAACAGGAGAAGACCGGAAGCAGTAAATTATGCAGAGTTTGTACTTCCATGTGACACTGTAATTGCAGCAACGGGACAGAAGCCTGATCCTAAAGCTGTGAAAGGCCTTACTGTTGACAGGCGCGGTATGGTTATATGTGAAGCTTCTACAGGAGCAACCAACATTGAAGGAGTATTCGCAGGAGGGGATGTTGTAAATGTAGAAAGTGTAATTGCAGCTATTGCAGCAGGAAAACGGGGAGCAGTATCCATTGATAAATATATTTCAAAAGAAAATGCGGTACTGGAGTATGAACCTGAATATCCTGTTGTTTCAAAAGAGGATGTATTAAAACGTACAGGATATTTTAAGGATAACGGTCATATAGATTTGAATACAATGGATGGAAAAGAAAGGGTCAAGAGCTTCTCAACCCACACCCGTGTATTGACGGAGGAAGAGGCTGTAGCAGAGGCAAAGCGTTGCCTGAACTGCGGATGTGGAGAAGGATGCGGTTTGTGTGCTTCCATTTGCAGTGAATTTGCAATTCACTTGAAGCATGACGATTGCTGGGAAATTAACAATGAGGAGTGTGTAGCTTGTGGAATGTGCTACAACCGCTGCCCTAATAAGAATATTAGTATGATTAATAAATATATTTTGGTAAAATAG
- a CDS encoding Gfo/Idh/MocA family oxidoreductase yields MGKKVKVLLVGAAFSADLHMDGYSRCKELAEIVAICDKDISRVESLAKRYGLTDYVAYDNYDKAIEEVECEVVDICLPNFLHHDVAIKAFKKGRNVISEKPLATTVEDAEEMVEAANKAGKKLYYAEDWIFAPAINKALEIINEGAIGKPLYIRARECHSGSHSPFAQTIKYCGGGCMVHLGIHPVGFMLALKENKWTELVAMTSGGSDNNLIHKKMEGEDWSACIIKFADGTQALLEANYVTMGGMEDVIDIYGTQGCMHIDLTFSSPITCYSVPGLSYTVEKAEITTGWSKPAVDEKFNLGYVNEIRHFMECCLKDEDARVGLRGVDGLEALKVVNLIYKSAREGIKVVNDRL; encoded by the coding sequence ATGGGTAAAAAGGTTAAAGTTTTATTAGTTGGGGCAGCATTCAGCGCTGACCTTCATATGGATGGGTATTCCCGATGTAAGGAATTAGCAGAGATAGTTGCAATATGTGACAAGGATATTTCAAGGGTAGAGTCCCTTGCAAAAAGGTATGGATTGACAGATTATGTTGCTTATGACAATTATGACAAGGCTATTGAGGAAGTAGAGTGTGAAGTTGTGGATATTTGCCTTCCTAATTTTCTTCATCATGATGTAGCAATTAAAGCCTTCAAAAAGGGGCGGAATGTAATTTCGGAAAAACCTCTTGCTACGACTGTTGAAGATGCCGAAGAAATGGTTGAAGCGGCAAATAAAGCCGGTAAGAAGCTTTACTATGCAGAAGACTGGATTTTTGCGCCGGCCATCAATAAGGCGCTGGAAATTATTAATGAAGGTGCTATAGGAAAACCTTTATACATCCGTGCCAGGGAATGCCACAGCGGGTCTCATTCACCTTTCGCCCAGACAATTAAATATTGCGGAGGGGGATGCATGGTTCATCTTGGAATTCACCCTGTGGGCTTTATGCTTGCACTTAAAGAAAACAAATGGACAGAACTTGTGGCTATGACTTCAGGGGGAAGTGACAACAATCTTATACACAAAAAAATGGAGGGTGAAGACTGGTCTGCATGCATCATTAAATTTGCCGATGGGACACAGGCTCTATTGGAAGCTAATTATGTTACCATGGGAGGCATGGAAGATGTTATAGATATCTACGGTACTCAAGGCTGTATGCATATTGATCTTACATTTTCATCTCCAATTACTTGCTATTCAGTTCCCGGATTAAGTTATACTGTTGAAAAAGCTGAAATAACTACAGGCTGGTCAAAGCCTGCTGTTGATGAAAAATTCAACCTTGGTTATGTAAATGAAATAAGGCACTTTATGGAATGCTGCCTTAAGGATGAAGATGCAAGGGTGGGGTTAAGAGGTGTTGACGGCCTTGAAGCCTTGAAAGTAGTAAACCTGATTTATAAATCGGCAAGAGAAGGTATTAAAGTTGTAAATGATAGGCTCTAA
- a CDS encoding creatininase family protein, with amino-acid sequence MLWYNSTVDEIMEANPDTAILSVGSTEQHGPHLPVGTDFIIAGAIARGVAEKMGAYLLPTLPISTCREHMGKKGSVWMNPDTFYSMVKDILLSLKEQGFRKIVYIQSHGGIFTGAPAVREVNATNPDIKVAKIDIVQYFTSEEMRGVLECRDNLHACEFETSVILYLNEKLVRKDLIEDCIPDVPRDFLNYAPIFKYCKNGVWGKPSLATKEKGKKILDILIDKSVQYANWVFSII; translated from the coding sequence ATGTTATGGTACAATTCAACTGTAGATGAAATAATGGAAGCCAACCCGGACACTGCAATACTTTCAGTTGGTTCAACAGAGCAGCATGGACCGCATCTTCCCGTAGGTACTGACTTTATAATAGCAGGGGCTATTGCCCGAGGAGTTGCGGAGAAAATGGGAGCATACCTTTTACCTACCCTCCCCATTAGTACATGCAGGGAACATATGGGCAAAAAGGGAAGTGTATGGATGAATCCCGATACCTTTTACTCCATGGTTAAAGATATTCTTCTTAGCCTTAAAGAACAAGGGTTTAGGAAAATTGTCTATATCCAGTCCCATGGAGGGATTTTTACCGGCGCACCTGCTGTAAGGGAGGTTAATGCAACCAATCCCGATATTAAAGTGGCAAAGATAGATATTGTACAATATTTCACTTCAGAGGAAATGAGAGGAGTGCTGGAGTGCAGGGATAATCTTCATGCCTGTGAGTTCGAAACTTCAGTAATACTTTATCTTAATGAAAAGCTTGTCAGGAAAGATTTAATTGAGGATTGCATACCGGATGTTCCAAGGGATTTTCTAAACTATGCGCCCATATTCAAGTATTGTAAAAACGGCGTATGGGGGAAACCAAGTCTTGCTACCAAAGAAAAAGGGAAGAAGATACTGGATATTTTGATTGATAAAAGTGTACAGTATGCAAATTGGGTTTTCAGCATTATTTAA
- a CDS encoding TetR family transcriptional regulator, whose protein sequence is MKRTNIKENVKANVKRERNSQKSKEDILKAAEIKFAEKGIYGTRVDDIAEAANINKRMLYEYFGNKEELYRAVLVEVYSRLSKQEMVLLSENICCIDAMKRIINLYFDFLKNNPTYVNLILWENLNKGEYIKDIDFSGIKDPVFNLLRKVINKGKSDGIFRSDVDTEQVILSLLTCSFSYFSNRYTLSKLLGRKIDTEESIKKRIDTVTEMFLRYLCV, encoded by the coding sequence ATGAAAAGAACAAATATAAAAGAAAATGTAAAGGCGAATGTAAAAAGGGAAAGAAATTCGCAAAAATCAAAAGAAGATATACTCAAGGCTGCTGAAATTAAGTTTGCCGAGAAGGGTATATACGGTACACGTGTTGATGATATTGCTGAAGCGGCTAATATAAATAAAAGGATGCTCTACGAGTATTTTGGAAACAAGGAAGAACTATATAGGGCAGTCCTTGTAGAGGTTTACAGCAGGCTTAGCAAGCAGGAAATGGTATTGTTATCCGAAAACATATGTTGTATTGACGCTATGAAAAGGATAATAAACCTTTATTTTGATTTCTTAAAAAACAATCCTACTTATGTTAACCTTATACTTTGGGAAAATTTAAACAAGGGTGAGTATATTAAGGATATCGATTTTTCAGGGATTAAGGATCCTGTGTTTAACCTTTTAAGAAAAGTTATAAATAAAGGTAAGTCAGATGGTATTTTTAGGTCGGATGTGGATACTGAACAGGTAATTTTGTCTTTGCTTACCTGTAGTTTTTCATATTTTTCAAACAGGTATACCTTATCAAAACTTTTGGGAAGAAAAATAGATACGGAGGAAAGCATAAAAAAGAGGATTGATACTGTAACGGAGATGTTTCTCCGTTATTTGTGTGTGTAG